From one Bombina bombina isolate aBomBom1 unplaced genomic scaffold, aBomBom1.pri scaffold_1360, whole genome shotgun sequence genomic stretch:
- the LOC128643697 gene encoding LOW QUALITY PROTEIN: short-chain dehydrogenase/reductase 3-like (The sequence of the model RefSeq protein was modified relative to this genomic sequence to represent the inferred CDS: substituted 1 base at 1 genomic stop codon) encodes MDWKSLCELLLLPLQMIYYVLKAAVCQVLPSKLRDLRGDTVLITGGGRGIGRNLAKEFAXQGAKKIILWGRTEKCLKETTEEIRQLGTECYYFICDVGNREEVYQQAKAVREKVGDVTILVNNAAVVHGKSLMESDDDALLKSQHINTLGQFWTTKAFLPRMLELQNGHIVCINSVLALSAIPGAIDYCTSKSSSFAFMESLTLGLLDCPGVNATTVLPFHTNTDMFQGMRIRFPNLFPPLKPETVARRTVEAVQKNYALLLLPWTMHALVVMKSILPQSALEEIHRFSGSYTCMNTFKGRT; translated from the coding sequence ATGGATTGGAAGTCCCTGTGCGAGTTGCTGCTGCTACCTCTGCAAATGATCTACTATGTGCTCAAAGCCGCCGTGTGTCAGGTCTTGCCCAGCAAGCTGAGAGACTTGAGGGGGGATACCGTCCTTATTACCGGAGGGGGCAGGGGTATCGGAAGAAACCTGGCCAAGGAGTTTGCTTAACAGGGAGCCAAGAAGATTATTTTATGGGGTCGAACAGAGAAATGTCTCAAAGAAACTACTGAAGAAATAAGACAGCTTGGCACAGAATGTTATTATTTCATATGTGATGTTGGTAATCGAGAGGAAGTTTACCAGCAGGCAAAAGCAGTACGAGAAAAGGTTGGTGATGTTACCATTTTGGTTAACAATGCAGCAGTGGTGCATGGGAAAAGCCTAATGGAGAGTGATGACGATGCGCTCTTGAAATCCCAGCACATAAACACACTAGGACAATTTTGGACTACCAAAGCCTTCCTACCACGAATGCTGGAACTACAGAATGGCCACATTGTTTGCATAAACTCAGTTCTTGCTTTATCAGCAATTCCTGGTGCCATTGACTACTGCACTTCCAAATCCTCTTCATTTGCATTTATGGAAAGCTTGACCTTGGGACTCTTGGATTGCCCAGGAGTTAATGCAACAACAGTATTACCATTTCATACCAACACTGACATGTTTCAAGGAATGAGAATCAGGTTTCCAAACCTTTTTCCACCTTTAAAACCAGAAACAGTAGCTAGAAGAACAGTAGAAGCGGTTCAGAAGAACTATGCACTCCTTCTGCTCCCATGGACAATGCATGCACTTGTTGTTATGAAAAGCATACTTCCACAATCAGCACTTGAAGAAATCCACAGATTTTCAGGGTCTTATACATGCATGAATACTTTCAAAGGAAGAACATAA